The Cystobacter ferrugineus nucleotide sequence CCCAGCCCATCGATGCCTTCAAGCGCGTCATCGATGAGGAGCTGAAGAAGAAGGGCACGGTCGCCGCGGACCAGAAGTAATCCGCTGCTGAAGTCGGAAGGCCGTCGGCGACCCTGCTTCCGGGTGGCCGGCGGCCTTCGTGCTGCGGGGGGCGCCGTGGGGAGGCTCAGGACACGGCGATGGCGTCGATCTCCACCTTGGAGCCCCGGGGCAGCGCGGACACCTGCACGGTGACGCGGGCCGGAGGCGCGCCGGGGAAGAAGCGGCCATACACCTCGTTCACCCGGGCGAAGTCCCCCAGGTCGGTGAGGAAGATGGTGCTGCGCACCACGTGGGAGAAGTCCAGGCCGGCCGCCTGGAGCACCGCGCCCAGGTTCTTCATCACCTGCTCGGCCTGCGCGACCACGTCGCCCGGCACCAGCTCCATCGTCTTCGGGTCCAGGGGAATCTGCCCGGACAGGAAGGTCATCTTCCCGGCCTCCACCTGCACCGCCTGGGAGTAGGGGCCAATCGCCTTGGGCGCGTTGTCGGAGTGCACCGTCTTGCGAGCCATGTCGTCACCTCGGGAGCGAGAGGCGGCCAGGAGTGGCCGCGCACGTCCGGGGCGGGCTCTACCACCCGCCCGCCGGCCGGCCAATCCCCTGGACGGCCCGCGGGCGGAGCGGATGCGGAGAAGACGTCAGATGCGCTCGACGGAGTAGACGCCCGGCAGGCGCTCGATGGTGCGCATCAGGTCGGTGAGCTGCTTGAGGTCGGTGATGGTGACCTCGAAGGTATTCACCGCGCGCTCATCCCCGGTGGCCCGGCAGTTGGCCTGGGAGATGTTGACGCCCTTCTTGGAGAAGGTGTTGGAGATGTCCGCCAGCATGCCCGTGCGCTCGGTGGTGAGCACACGCAGGGTGACCGGACGCTTGAAGTCGCCACGCACATCCCAGGACACATCCACGCGCCGCTCGGGATCCGTGGCCAGGGCCTTGTCGCAGCCCACCGTGTGCACCGTGACGCCCCGGCCCCGGGTGATGAACCCCGCGATGGGGTCTCCCGGAACCGGGTTGCAACAGCGTCCGAAGCGCACCAGCACGTCGTCCACGCCGCCAATCTGCACGCCGCTGCTGTTCTGCTTGCCCACCAGCTTCTTGGCGAAGTCGGTGACCTTGGACAGGCCCGGCAGCATGCTGGCGGAGGAGGCGTGGTGGGTGGAGCTGTCCGTGGCGGGCGGGTTGCGCGCCTCGCCGGTGGAGGCGGCCAGCTTCTCCGGCGGCACCACGCGCGAGAGCACCTGGTTGGGCACCACCTTGCCGTAGCCGATGGCCACCAGCAGGTCGTCCTCCACCCGGAAGCCCAGCTCCTCGCACACCTTCTTGAGCTCGCCGTTCTTGAGCAGGCGGTTGAAGTTGAGCTGGAAGCGCTTGAGTTCGCGCTCGAGCAGCTCGCGGCCGAGCTGCAGGCTCTTCTCGCGCTGCTGCTGCTTGATGAAGGCGCGGATGCGCTGCTGGGCGCGGCTCGTCTTGACGAAGGTGAGCCAGTCCTTGGACGGGTGCGCCTGGGGGCTGGTGAGCACCTCCACCGTGTCCCCGTTCTTGAGCTTGTAGCGCAGGGGGACGATCTTCCCGTTCACCTTGGAGCCCACGCACCGGCCGCCCACGTCCGAGTGGATGGCGTAGGCGAAGTCCACGGGCGTGGCGCCGCGCGGCAGGCTCTTCACGTCTCCACGCGGCGTGAAGACGAAGACCTCGTCGGTGAAGAGGTCCACCTTCACCGTCTCGAGGAACTCCTTGGGGTCCTTGAGGTCCTGCTGCCACTCCATGAGCTGGCGCAGCCAGGCGAACTTCTCGTCGTCCTTGCTGACGGAGAGCGCCTTGCCCTCCTTGTAGGCCCAGTGCGCCGCGATGCCTTCCTCGGCCACCTTGTGCATGTCCGGGGTGCGGATCTGCACTTCGATGCGCTCGCCCAGCGGCCCCACGACCGTCGTGTGCAGCGACTGGTACATGTTGGGCTTGGGGATGGCGATGAAGTCCTTGAAGCGCCCCGGCACGGGCTTCCAGAGCTGGTGCACCAGTCCCAGCGCCTCGTAGCAGGCGGGCATGGTGTTGGTGATGATGCGGAAGGCGATGATGTCGTGGATCTGCTCGAACTCGATCCCCTGCGACTTCATCTTCTTGTAGATGCTGTAGGAGTGCTTGAAGCGGCCGCTCACCTCGCCCTTGAGCCCGCGCTCGGCGAGCTTGCTGGTGATGAGCGTGCTCACGTCATCGATGTACTTCTCGCGCTCCTTCTTGCGCCGGCCGATCTTGTCCTGGAGCGCGAAGTACTCCTGGGGCTTGAGGTAGCGGAAGGACAGGTCCTCCAGCTCCGTCTTCACCCAGCTGATGCCCAGGCGGTTGGCCAGCGGGGCGTAGATGTCCAGGGTCTCCTGGGCGATGCGCCGCTGCTTCTCCTCGGACATGTGGTCCAGGGTCCGCATGTTGTGGGTGCGGTCGGCCAGCTTCACCAGGATGACGCGGATGTCCTGCGCCATCGCGATGATCATCTTGCGGAAGTTCTCCGCCTGCTTCTCCTCCTGGGAGAGCGTGGCCGAGGCGGAGAACTTGGACAGCTTCGTCACGCCGTCGACGAGCTGGGCGACTTCGGGGCCGAACAGCTCGGTGAGCTCCTCGGCGGTGGCGAGCGTGTCCTCGATGGTGTCGTGGAGCAGTCCTGTGACGATGGAGGCCTCGTCGAGTTTCAGCTCGGCGAGCAGCCCGGCGACCTCCAGAGGATGTATCAGGTAGGGCTCACCTGATTTGCGCAATTGACCCTGGTGCACCTTGGCCGAATAGACGTAAGCCTTCTTGATGATGTCCAGGTCGGGGTCCGGGTGATA carries:
- a CDS encoding RelA/SpoT family protein, which translates into the protein MIRLNDILQRVASYHPDPDLDIIKKAYVYSAKVHQGQLRKSGEPYLIHPLEVAGLLAELKLDEASIVTGLLHDTIEDTLATAEELTELFGPEVAQLVDGVTKLSKFSASATLSQEEKQAENFRKMIIAMAQDIRVILVKLADRTHNMRTLDHMSEEKQRRIAQETLDIYAPLANRLGISWVKTELEDLSFRYLKPQEYFALQDKIGRRKKEREKYIDDVSTLITSKLAERGLKGEVSGRFKHSYSIYKKMKSQGIEFEQIHDIIAFRIITNTMPACYEALGLVHQLWKPVPGRFKDFIAIPKPNMYQSLHTTVVGPLGERIEVQIRTPDMHKVAEEGIAAHWAYKEGKALSVSKDDEKFAWLRQLMEWQQDLKDPKEFLETVKVDLFTDEVFVFTPRGDVKSLPRGATPVDFAYAIHSDVGGRCVGSKVNGKIVPLRYKLKNGDTVEVLTSPQAHPSKDWLTFVKTSRAQQRIRAFIKQQQREKSLQLGRELLERELKRFQLNFNRLLKNGELKKVCEELGFRVEDDLLVAIGYGKVVPNQVLSRVVPPEKLAASTGEARNPPATDSSTHHASSASMLPGLSKVTDFAKKLVGKQNSSGVQIGGVDDVLVRFGRCCNPVPGDPIAGFITRGRGVTVHTVGCDKALATDPERRVDVSWDVRGDFKRPVTLRVLTTERTGMLADISNTFSKKGVNISQANCRATGDERAVNTFEVTITDLKQLTDLMRTIERLPGVYSVERI
- a CDS encoding RidA family protein encodes the protein MARKTVHSDNAPKAIGPYSQAVQVEAGKMTFLSGQIPLDPKTMELVPGDVVAQAEQVMKNLGAVLQAAGLDFSHVVRSTIFLTDLGDFARVNEVYGRFFPGAPPARVTVQVSALPRGSKVEIDAIAVS